One Urocitellus parryii isolate mUroPar1 chromosome 8, mUroPar1.hap1, whole genome shotgun sequence DNA window includes the following coding sequences:
- the Mrpl2 gene encoding large ribosomal subunit protein uL2m isoform X2 — MLLPCRPILTSGALHAKFVSWKSRTKYTIVPVKKRKSGGRDHTGRIRVHGIGGGHKQLYRMIDFLRFRPEQETKPGPFEEKVIRVRYDPCRSADIALVAGGSRKRWIIATENMQAGDIILNSNHIGRMAVAAREGDAHPLGALPVGTLINNVESEPGRGAQYIRAAGTCGVLLRKVNGTAIIQLPSKRQMQVLETCTATVGRVSNVDHNKRVIGKAGRNRWLGKRPSSGLWHRKGGWAGRKIRPLPPMKSYVKLPSAAAQS, encoded by the exons ATGTTGCTCCCCTGCCGCCCTATACTTACTTCTGGGGCCCTTCATGCCAAGTTTGTATCCTGGAAGAGTCGTACTAAATACACCATTGTACCAGTGAAAAAGAGGAAATCTGGGGGTCGAGACCACACAG GCCGAATCCGAGTACACGGTATTGGTGGGGGCCACAAGCAACTTTATCGCATGATTGACTTTCTGCGGTTCCGGCCAGAGCAGGAGACTAAGCCAGGACCCTTTGAGGAAAAGGTTATCAGAGTCCGCTATGATCCTTGTAG GTCAGCAGACATAGCTCTGGTTGCTGGGGGCAGTCGGAAACGTTGGATCATTGCCACAGAGAACATGCAGGCTGGAGATATAATCCTGAACTCTAACCACATAGGCCGAATGGCAG ttGCTGCTCGGGAAGGGGATGCACATCCTCTTGGGGCTCTGCCTGTGGGGACTCTCATTAACAACGTGGAAAGTGAGCCAGGCCGAGGGGCCCAGTATATTCGAGCTGCAG GAACTTGTGGTGTGCTGCTGCGGAAGGTGAATGGAACAGCCATTATCCAGTTGCCCTCTAAGAGGCAGATGCAG GTACTAGAAACGTGCACAGCAACAGTAGGCCGAGTATCCAATGTTGATCATAACAAACGGGTCATCGGCAAAGCCGGTCGGAACCGCTGGCTGGGCAAGAGGCCTTCCAGCGGGCTGTGGCACCGCAAGGGGGGGTGGGCTGGCCGAAAGATTCGGCCACTGCCCCCCATGAAGAGTTATGTGAAGCTGCCCTCCGCTGCTGCCCAAAGTTGA